One part of the Diadema setosum chromosome 22, eeDiaSeto1, whole genome shotgun sequence genome encodes these proteins:
- the LOC140245393 gene encoding uncharacterized protein, whose protein sequence is MKISEATMTSPDGTAMPNAKVILKDAFRHSRMESSSGTSISLDSPSGLERSRGSGSQEYLSCPSEGDRETDAQGYGAENLRESPSRELIGSGGSTTDSSGNQESQFVVLDDVDDDEGADDDDGAGGMADGPPEDAPGAMAVVSMPDGPKYKCNMCDRVFSSQHRLMLHVNKHMGVKPYACPLCPANFNTLASFQRHRRSHKASTANVQTHTCNLCNAQFSHIQHLTAHLRIHAEKNRNCPHCGLYIGGLRSLQKHIREEHPLMMKTGKKSKTQNCDKNAMPYLTTPIITKPVSCRLCSRQFATNRALQGHMKGHSKLYQWNPRKCKCGLLLADEAEYQRHLKSESCEASIGRKQAPMLVDTSRSLSDVSPISPGHLAGVMTHSGPRQLSPRSRSLDSGIGAHYSLMPHSHIIVSRSNTAPVLCQPVTSPVIVPSTTLPSSVLTEIPEGAGVRDAKESGRRAAGSPSNDRSGRLDGITIKTEEWSEVVDVIQVHSNSTRRDDPTLHPDQPRSEQASGSGVEGRLVRREASVHEGVEEGEAESENSSQPRMEQHREHYSREGPMQPASHGGQRARPTTEATPRGGEQVSPLERRNTESPSTQISSSQSNVCAQSPSAYLALMGGRVQEGLPWRCSYCGITFEDSLMYVIHKGCHEPGSSFKCSMCGEQCSDKVNFMLHFVRGQHTKPTHV, encoded by the coding sequence ATGAAGATCAGTGAAGCAACCATGACCAGTCCAGACGGTACTGCGATGCCAAATGCCAAAGTGATCCTAAAGGATGCATTCAGGCACAGCAGAATGGAGTCATCGAGCGGCACCTCTATCTCGTTGGACTCACCCAGTGGACTAGAGCGTAGCCGTGGGAGCGGGAGCCAGGAGTATCTATCCTGTCCGTCGGAAGGTGACAGAGAGACCGATGCCCAGGGTTATGGTGCGGAGAACCTGCGGGAGTCGCCATCGCGGGAGCTGATCGGGTCAGGGGGCTCTACAACAGACAGCTCAGGAAACCAGGAATCGCAGTTTGTCGTGCTGGATGATGTGGATGATGATGAGGGTgctgatgatgacgatggtgcAGGAGGCATGGCAGATGGACCACCTGAGGATGCTCCAGGAGCAATGGCTGTTGTCAGCATGCCAGATGGACCCAAATACAAGTGTAACATGTGCGATCGTGTGTTTTCCAGCCAGCATCGTTTGATGCTTCACGTAAATAAGCACATGGGTGTGAAGCCATACGCCTGCCCTCTGTGCCCTGCTAATTTCAACACGCTAGCCTCATTTCAGAGGCATCGGAGGTCCCACAAAGCCTCCACAGCCAATGTCCAAACGCACACATGCAATCTCTGCAACGCACAATTTTCTCACATACAGCATCTCACGGCGCACCTCAGGATTCACGCTGAGAAAAACAGGAATTGCCCCCACTGTGGCCTGTACATAGGCGGGCTGCGCAGTCTGCAGAAGCACATCAGGGAAGAGCATCCTTTGATGATGAAAACAGGGAAAAAGAGCAAAACTCAGAACTGTGATAAGAATGCAATGCCATATTTAACCACACCCATCATAACCAAGCCTGTCTCCTGTAGGTTGTGCAGCAGGCAGTTTGCAACCAACAGGGCGCTGCAGGGTCACATGAAAGGCCATAGTAAGCTCTACCAGTGGAACCCTCGCAAGTGTAAGTGTGGCTTGCTCCTGGCGGATGAAGCAGAGTACCAGCGTCACCTGAAAAGCGAAAGCTGTGAGGCCTCCATCGGTAGGAAGCAGGCACCCATGTTGGTAGATACGTCAAGAAGTTTGTCAGATGTTTCGCCCATCTCCCCCGGGCACCTTGCCGGTGTTATGACTCATTCAGGCCCAAGACAGCTCAGCCCAAGAAGCCGCAGCTTAGACTCAGGCATAGGTGCACATTATTCTCTTATGCCTCACAGTCACATAATTGTGTCTCGATCAAACACAGCTCCGGTCTTGTGCCAACCTGTAACATCTCCTGTGATAGTCCCTAGTACAACTCTGCCTTCCAGTGTGCTGACAGAAATTCCAGAGGGCGCTGGTGTGCGCGATGCGAAAGAATCTGGTAGAAGGGCAGCTGGCTCTCCTTCTAATGACAGGTCAGGCAGACTGGATGGCATCACAATAAAGACGGAGGAGTGGAGTGAGGTGGTGGATGTAATTCAGGTGCACAGCAATTCTACCAGGAGGGATGACCCAACCCTGCATCCGGATCAGCCTCGCAGTGAACAAGCATCCGGGTCGGGTGTCGAGGGTCGTCTGGTCCGTCGTGAAGCATCTGTCCACGAGGGAGTGGAAGAGGGTGAAGCGGAATCGGAGAACTCCTCTCAGCCGAGGATGGAGCAGCACCGTGAGCATTACTCTAGGGAGGGGCCGATGCAGCCTGCAAGCCACGGTGGACAGCGAGCGAGGCCGACGACTGAAGCAACTCCGAGAGGTGGGGAGCAGGTTTCTCCGTTGGAGAGAAGGAATACTGAGTCCCCCAGCACTCAGATATCCTCCTCCCAGTCCAATGTCTGTGCCCAGAGCCCGTCTGCCTATCTGGCGTTGATGGGAGGTCGGGTACAAGAGGGGTTGCCGTGGCGATGCTCCTACTGTGGCATCACGTTTGAAGACAGCCTGATGTATGTTATCCACAAAGGATGTCATGAACCTGGATCCTCTTTCAAGTGCAGTATGTGTGGGGAACAGTGCTCTGATAAGGTGAACTTCATGCTACACTTTGTAAGAGGGCAGCACACCAAGCCAACTCATGTTTAG